The bacterium genome segment ATAGTAAAAAACTTAAATGTTAAACAAGTACTTACGCATCAATATGATGTTTTTTCAATAGCATTCAGTCCAGATGGTTCACAATTGGCTACAGGCGGAATATTGGATGGGAGAGTAAGCATTTGGGATGCTCATTCAGGGAAGTTAATAAGAGTTATATCGGATCAGGCGGGTTCAGTAGAAGTATTAACCTATAGCCCAGATGGGAAATATTTGGTCGCGGGTAGAGGATTTGTAAAGCGCATAAAGGGAAATACTGCTCTTAATATCTGGAATGCAAAAACAGGGCAGCTTGTTAATAACATTTCAGAACCCCGCAATGTTATGACATTGAAATTCAGCCCTGACCAAAAATATTTGGCAGTAGGTTTTTTAAAAGAACGAAATAATTTTAATGATATTTATATATATGATGCTATCAATTGGAATCAGGTTAAGACCTTATCTACTCCTGGTGGATTCAACAAAGATTTCTTCTATAGTCATGATGGAGAGAGATTTATTTACTGGATGGAAAATTCCTATAGTATTAACAAAAGCGAAAAAGAAAACGCGATAAATATACTTGATGCCAAAACAGGCAAGCAGATACGAGTGATTAAGGGTGAACCCTCTCAATCAGCTATTAAAGCAATTG includes the following:
- a CDS encoding WD40 repeat domain-containing protein, whose translation is MFNIQISHVKRIRYFRRLKKSFAPKNKNILSQHGVLVIAIAFALLIPFFPALESSLDSIKTSSYPDAYAKTVQLDKNSGTEIARGVIVKNLNVKQVLTHQYDVFSIAFSPDGSQLATGGILDGRVSIWDAHSGKLIRVISDQAGSVEVLTYSPDGKYLVAGRGFVKRIKGNTALNIWNAKTGQLVNNISEPRNVMTLKFSPDQKYLAVGFLKERNNFNDIYIYDAINWNQVKTLSTPGGFNKDFFYSHDGERFIYWMENSYSINKSEKENAINILDAKTGKQIRVIKGEPSQSAIKAIALSPDSKFIASADDKNIIRICNIDKGAFTKVQAGHYGFSNFLTYSPDSKYIVSVGNDKTIRVWRAMDDTAVALLKMDSFVHSAAFSPDGRYLAASVGKKVVIMEFRSF